The following coding sequences are from one Candidatus Anstonellales archaeon window:
- a CDS encoding V-type ATP synthase subunit I has protein sequence MIKPEKMQKVRIIGLRKDEPHVISTLHELGLLEITAVDTRLNVSREKLLDVYFIVSEHLTRIRGIRSTLIPLSRGKKRLSLEEAISKSKYLVKLEERIKLLEAKREMAESRIDDLLEQHSQLKKIQNLDIDLGRLYPSKYTESFIGTIKRKNYQQLKNQLGQNVTLSIAHSEEGGYACAICASKKENIRQILEKSGFEFISIPPLTGTPKENLLKIEKEAEALRKSLEEINEEYLSISEEHWEQIDSIDRALKIWEARCVKVSEFGATQETFIAEGWCTAKNYHRLETGLKKVFGKRIFIKQIEGGEPPTKLSNPKPVRPFEFLVEFFSLPKAWEIDPSSILAFTFPFIYGMMVGDVGYGLISLVFALLLISLTKSPMLQGFAKLWALAAIPSIVFGIFFDEWFGFTFESFMHELGFSVSGSFLKVFFNLDIHLSRLHDIKQLIFLSVIVGILHLILGLFLGFLNERDHSRAHAIAKLGWIGLLIAGILLVPNLMFKTSLLHLPFDEVIMGAILFAVSLIAIINAEGIVGVFEIPSIAGNALSYSRIAAVGLAGVVVAEAIINKLIFEGVALPNKENALLFIVLVFIVFFLHAINTFLAMFESLVQGARLNLVEFYGKFFHGGGKRFSPFSMEER, from the coding sequence ATGATTAAACCTGAAAAGATGCAAAAGGTTAGAATCATAGGGTTGCGAAAAGACGAACCTCACGTAATTTCGACTCTGCACGAGCTTGGGCTTCTGGAAATAACCGCCGTAGATACGAGACTTAACGTCTCACGAGAGAAACTTCTGGATGTTTATTTCATAGTCTCTGAACATTTAACACGAATTCGAGGTATAAGAAGCACGCTTATTCCGTTGTCTCGTGGAAAAAAAAGACTTTCACTTGAAGAAGCTATTTCAAAGTCTAAATATCTTGTTAAACTTGAGGAACGAATAAAGCTCTTAGAAGCTAAGCGTGAGATGGCAGAAAGCAGAATAGATGACCTTTTAGAGCAGCACTCTCAACTTAAAAAAATACAGAACCTAGATATAGACTTGGGGCGTCTCTATCCTTCGAAATACACAGAAAGCTTCATTGGCACAATAAAAAGAAAAAATTACCAACAGCTAAAAAACCAACTAGGGCAAAACGTTACTTTATCTATAGCTCATTCTGAAGAAGGCGGGTACGCCTGCGCAATATGTGCCTCCAAAAAAGAAAATATCCGTCAAATTCTTGAGAAGAGCGGGTTTGAGTTTATCAGCATACCACCCTTGACTGGAACGCCAAAGGAAAACCTCCTAAAAATAGAAAAAGAGGCAGAAGCACTTCGAAAGAGTCTTGAAGAAATAAATGAAGAGTATCTCTCAATATCAGAAGAACATTGGGAACAGATAGATTCAATAGATAGGGCTTTGAAGATCTGGGAGGCAAGATGTGTTAAGGTTTCTGAGTTTGGAGCAACCCAGGAAACCTTCATTGCTGAGGGTTGGTGCACGGCTAAAAATTATCATCGGTTGGAAACAGGTTTAAAGAAGGTTTTTGGGAAACGAATTTTTATAAAACAAATCGAAGGCGGTGAGCCACCAACAAAACTCTCCAATCCAAAACCCGTCCGTCCCTTTGAATTTTTAGTTGAGTTTTTTTCGTTGCCAAAGGCATGGGAAATCGACCCTTCCTCAATTTTAGCATTTACCTTCCCCTTTATTTATGGCATGATGGTAGGAGACGTAGGCTATGGTCTCATCTCACTTGTTTTTGCATTACTTCTTATCTCATTAACCAAGTCTCCGATGTTACAAGGATTTGCGAAATTGTGGGCTTTAGCAGCAATTCCATCAATAGTCTTTGGGATTTTTTTTGATGAGTGGTTTGGCTTTACCTTCGAGTCGTTTATGCACGAACTTGGATTCTCGGTCAGCGGCAGTTTTCTTAAAGTTTTCTTCAATTTAGATATTCACCTTTCTCGTTTGCATGATATAAAACAACTCATCTTTCTCTCAGTCATTGTTGGAATTTTGCATCTTATCCTTGGCCTTTTCTTAGGCTTCCTAAATGAACGCGATCATTCACGAGCCCATGCAATAGCAAAACTTGGTTGGATTGGTCTTCTCATCGCAGGAATTCTTCTTGTGCCAAACTTAATGTTTAAAACGTCACTTCTGCATCTGCCTTTTGATGAAGTTATCATGGGAGCTATACTCTTTGCGGTTTCTCTTATAGCAATTATAAACGCAGAAGGTATTGTTGGAGTTTTTGAAATTCCCAGCATTGCAGGAAATGCACTTTCATATTCACGAATTGCAGCTGTGGGCCTCGCAGGCGTGGTGGTTGCTGAAGCAATAATAAATAAGCTTATCTTTGAAGGTGTTGCCCTTCCAAATAAAGAAAATGCTCTTCTATTTATTGTTTTAGTCTTTATAGTTTTCTTCCTCCATGCGATAAATACCTTCCTAGCCATGTTTGAATCCCTTGTTCAAGGAGCCCGACTCAACCTGGTTGAGTTTTATGGGAAGTTCTTTCATGGCGGAGGAAAAAGGTTTTCGCCTTTTTCGATGGAGGAGAGAT